From a region of the uncultured Desulfobacter sp. genome:
- a CDS encoding SpoVR family protein: MELVSQHVKKIMEECKVRARDEGLKFDDETLEYIVTNRDMIELSPKLMIPTLYDYWVHDVRVLSGKGMYEAYPSNPFETVINTRPAISYYNDNNPDWLNVMIFYHVLAHIDFFQNNLFYVNTWDIDLTGQALADKRLIAQLRSEKGRRWVDYIIEFARGIDNLVGYHKALDSMLRTRNQPVVRLSKQDYYFDIFLQKIKQVSHNTYLKEIERFNQCKNNIAEFFEPVHSRYPEFEQMYKKEKKNKEKPELDIMEYIVRHSPFLRAEENQWMKSVIQIVRDTSLYFQPQIRTKIMNEGWASYWHEYLFMKDERIRGHEIDYAKVNATVTSLPKIGLNPYALGLRLFEHIEDMQNRGCYSLEYFRLKDERNRQRFDKGEKNGHDYIFKVRENMNDFTFINTFVDQEFIDHYKLFVTGKRFNRERMTWQYYIKSKKAEDYKNMVIDTLYHPPMIYVDEEKTQGGILYLVHEFENKPLKADFIENTMIGIEFLWGGPVYLETSIPAGKEQKPAPPVHFLDPSAGGAGTKAKPVKRETIKWQRVCYIMDKRKLNRREVA; encoded by the coding sequence ATGGAACTTGTGAGCCAGCATGTAAAAAAAATTATGGAAGAGTGCAAGGTCAGAGCCAGGGATGAAGGCCTGAAGTTTGATGATGAAACCCTTGAATATATCGTCACCAACCGGGACATGATCGAACTGTCCCCCAAGCTGATGATTCCCACCCTCTATGACTACTGGGTTCATGATGTCAGGGTGTTGTCAGGCAAGGGCATGTATGAAGCCTATCCTTCCAATCCTTTTGAAACTGTTATCAACACCCGGCCGGCCATTTCTTACTATAATGATAATAACCCGGATTGGCTCAATGTTATGATTTTTTATCATGTGTTGGCCCATATTGATTTTTTTCAGAACAATTTGTTTTATGTAAATACCTGGGACATTGACCTTACCGGTCAGGCTCTGGCAGATAAGCGTTTGATCGCCCAGCTTCGAAGCGAAAAGGGCAGGCGATGGGTGGACTATATAATTGAGTTTGCCAGGGGGATAGACAATCTGGTGGGCTATCATAAGGCGCTGGACAGTATGTTGAGGACCCGGAATCAGCCTGTGGTCAGGTTATCCAAACAGGATTACTATTTTGATATTTTTTTGCAGAAAATAAAACAGGTGTCCCACAATACGTACTTAAAAGAAATTGAAAGGTTCAATCAGTGTAAAAATAACATTGCCGAATTTTTTGAACCGGTTCATTCCCGGTACCCGGAATTTGAGCAGATGTATAAAAAAGAGAAAAAGAACAAAGAAAAGCCTGAGCTGGACATCATGGAATATATTGTCAGGCATTCGCCGTTTTTACGGGCCGAGGAAAATCAGTGGATGAAATCCGTGATCCAGATCGTGCGCGACACCTCATTGTATTTTCAGCCCCAGATCCGTACAAAGATCATGAATGAAGGCTGGGCCAGTTACTGGCACGAATACTTGTTCATGAAGGATGAACGTATCCGCGGCCATGAAATAGATTACGCAAAGGTAAATGCCACGGTAACCTCACTACCCAAGATAGGCCTCAATCCCTATGCTTTAGGGCTGCGCCTGTTTGAACATATTGAAGATATGCAGAACAGGGGATGCTACTCGCTTGAGTATTTCCGTCTGAAAGATGAGAGAAACAGGCAACGTTTTGATAAAGGAGAGAAAAATGGCCATGATTATATCTTTAAAGTCAGGGAGAATATGAATGATTTCACCTTTATCAACACGTTTGTGGACCAGGAATTTATAGACCATTACAAGCTGTTTGTCACAGGCAAGCGATTCAACAGGGAACGCATGACCTGGCAGTACTATATTAAATCCAAGAAAGCCGAGGATTATAAAAATATGGTTATCGACACCCTGTATCACCCACCAATGATATATGTGGATGAGGAAAAAACCCAGGGCGGTATACTTTACCTTGTCCATGAATTTGAAAACAAGCCCCTTAAAGCAGATTTTATTGAAAATACCATGATCGGTATTGAATTCTTATGGGGAGGACCTGTGTATCTTGAAACCAGTATTCCTGCTGGAAAAGAACAGAAACCGGCTCCTCCTGTTCATTTCCTGGATCCATCTGCAGGAGGTGCTGGAACAAAGGCAAAACCGGTCAAACGTGAAACAATTAAGTGGCAAAGGGTATGTTATATAATGGATAAACGGAAGTTAAACAGACGGGAGGTGGCATGA
- a CDS encoding DUF444 family protein yields MITLDELLERDRQREEDGFKRKIRIGRIVKPGAGGKEKIIVVPTTVEEKFVHEEPSFDPETGEAEPSSGTGEGEEGDIIGEQPVRPEGGEGEGAGQGAGEGEGEGQGTEHEFESSAYELGKVLSQDFQLPNLQDKGKRRVLSRYTYDLTDKNRGMGQILDKKATLKQIVQTNIALGTIPDVSDIDPGRFIVSPLDLVYRILSREKEYESQALVFFLRDYSGSMGGKVTEAVVSQHVMLYSWLLYQYEKQVDTRFILHDTQAKEVEDFYKYYSYKVAGGTKVYTAFELVNQIVERESLDRDYNIYVFHGTDGDDWDRDGVNTLKEIEKMVRYAARIGISIVEHSYVGKGQTEVEKYLRKSGLLEKYKDHIKLDVMHEDVDDTRIIQGIKNLIS; encoded by the coding sequence ATGATAACCCTTGATGAATTATTGGAACGGGACCGCCAGCGGGAAGAGGATGGATTCAAGCGTAAAATCCGTATAGGCCGTATTGTCAAACCAGGTGCCGGGGGAAAGGAAAAAATTATTGTGGTTCCCACCACCGTGGAGGAGAAGTTTGTCCACGAGGAACCTTCCTTTGATCCGGAAACCGGAGAGGCAGAACCTTCCAGCGGTACCGGAGAGGGAGAAGAGGGTGATATCATCGGCGAACAACCGGTGCGCCCGGAGGGGGGAGAGGGTGAGGGGGCAGGACAGGGTGCCGGAGAAGGAGAGGGCGAAGGCCAGGGGACCGAACATGAGTTCGAGTCCAGTGCCTACGAACTGGGCAAGGTACTTTCCCAGGACTTCCAGCTCCCCAACCTCCAGGACAAGGGCAAACGGCGGGTCTTATCACGCTATACCTATGATTTGACGGATAAAAACCGGGGAATGGGCCAGATCCTGGATAAAAAAGCAACGTTAAAACAGATTGTCCAGACCAATATTGCCCTTGGTACCATTCCGGATGTCAGCGACATAGACCCGGGCCGGTTTATTGTATCCCCCCTGGATCTTGTCTACAGGATTCTGTCCAGGGAGAAAGAGTATGAATCCCAGGCCTTGGTTTTTTTTCTAAGAGATTATTCCGGTTCCATGGGTGGTAAGGTGACCGAGGCGGTGGTTTCCCAGCATGTGATGCTCTATTCGTGGTTGTTGTATCAATATGAAAAACAGGTGGACACCCGTTTTATTCTCCATGACACCCAGGCAAAAGAAGTTGAGGATTTTTATAAATATTATTCATATAAGGTGGCCGGGGGAACCAAGGTGTATACCGCTTTTGAGCTGGTGAATCAAATCGTGGAGCGGGAGAGCCTGGATAGAGATTACAATATCTATGTTTTTCATGGAACCGATGGCGATGACTGGGACAGGGATGGCGTCAACACCCTAAAAGAAATAGAAAAAATGGTGCGCTATGCCGCCCGCATAGGCATCTCCATTGTAGAGCATTCCTATGTGGGAAAAGGGCAGACCGAAGTTGAAAAATACCTGAGAAAATCCGGACTACTTGAAAAATATAAGGACCATATCAAGCTGGATGTCATGCATGAAGATGTCGATGATACCAGAATTATTCAGGGGATTAAAAATCTGATTTCTTGA
- the recJ gene encoding single-stranded-DNA-specific exonuclease RecJ, whose amino-acid sequence MEIKYTYSTPDREVLQRLQKALDCHPVIARLLADRGLTTVDEAKFFLNPDYSRLSNPFELKDMDKAVARIHTAVSNKEKILIFGDFDADGVTATAMLYQFLSLVEADLSWYVPHRTKEGYSLQLPHIEMAVSMDVDLIITVDCGISSHEAVQAAVREDIDIIITDHHEPDATIPKAVAVINPKQTDCNACLEYLAGVGVAFYLIMGLRKAFRDNGVWEHFPEPKLSEYLDLFTIGTIGDMVPLVEDNRVLCVAGMKRIRMGLRPALVSMARTSRVDLDRLDSDDISFKIVPRLNAAGRISHARICVSHLTCPAPAQTETTAVLLDELNRKRQLIEKEIVEDIERRIASDPSILENRLIVLWDSKWEASVLGIAASRLARKHVCPVVLLNSKDDIAKGSCRSINQINIHEILSNIRDLLETFGGHAMAAGLSVKKENLTALKPALTEILASVCTEKDFKPVRKIDAVIEIADITPELVRQIDLLRPFGTGNPEPVFLMENMWVTSSIIIGGCHRKMTLRDQSGEHEVEALHFNLTDTTNLPEFFPKLMVKLRLDRFKQNHVQVIVQDM is encoded by the coding sequence ATGGAGATCAAATATACATATTCGACACCTGACAGGGAGGTTCTTCAAAGACTTCAAAAGGCCCTTGACTGCCATCCTGTTATTGCAAGACTGCTGGCGGATAGAGGGCTCACAACTGTTGATGAGGCCAAATTTTTTCTGAACCCGGATTATTCCAGACTGAGCAATCCCTTTGAATTAAAGGATATGGACAAGGCGGTAGCGCGAATTCATACGGCGGTAAGCAACAAAGAAAAAATTCTTATTTTTGGTGATTTTGATGCCGATGGAGTCACGGCTACGGCCATGCTTTACCAGTTTCTCTCCCTGGTGGAAGCGGATCTGTCCTGGTATGTGCCCCACAGGACAAAGGAGGGGTACAGCCTTCAATTGCCCCACATTGAAATGGCCGTATCCATGGATGTAGACCTGATCATCACTGTGGACTGCGGCATCAGCTCCCATGAGGCGGTCCAGGCGGCAGTCAGAGAAGACATTGACATCATCATCACCGACCACCATGAACCGGACGCCACCATCCCGAAAGCTGTTGCCGTAATCAATCCCAAGCAGACCGACTGCAACGCCTGTCTTGAATATCTGGCCGGTGTCGGCGTGGCCTTTTACTTGATTATGGGTTTGCGCAAAGCGTTCAGAGACAATGGAGTATGGGAACACTTCCCGGAACCCAAATTATCCGAATACCTGGACCTGTTCACCATCGGCACCATAGGAGATATGGTCCCCCTGGTGGAAGACAACCGGGTTCTTTGCGTGGCAGGCATGAAGCGCATCCGCATGGGTCTTCGTCCGGCACTTGTCTCCATGGCCCGTACATCAAGGGTTGACCTGGATAGACTTGATTCCGATGACATTTCATTTAAAATCGTGCCAAGGCTTAATGCTGCGGGCCGCATATCCCATGCAAGAATATGTGTCTCCCACCTGACCTGCCCTGCCCCGGCCCAGACCGAGACAACCGCAGTCCTTCTTGATGAACTGAACAGAAAACGCCAACTCATTGAAAAAGAGATTGTCGAGGATATTGAACGGCGTATTGCAAGCGATCCGTCCATACTTGAAAACCGGCTTATTGTTTTGTGGGACAGCAAATGGGAGGCGTCCGTGCTTGGCATTGCCGCATCAAGGCTTGCCCGAAAGCATGTCTGTCCGGTGGTACTGCTGAACTCAAAAGATGACATTGCAAAAGGGTCATGCCGGAGCATTAACCAGATTAATATTCACGAGATATTGTCTAACATCCGGGATCTGCTGGAAACTTTTGGAGGGCATGCCATGGCAGCCGGACTGTCGGTCAAGAAGGAAAACCTAACGGCCCTGAAACCGGCTCTGACAGAGATCCTGGCGTCAGTCTGCACGGAAAAAGATTTTAAACCTGTCCGGAAAATTGATGCCGTGATTGAGATTGCGGATATTACCCCGGAACTTGTCCGCCAGATTGATCTGCTTCGTCCCTTTGGCACCGGTAATCCGGAACCGGTCTTTCTTATGGAAAACATGTGGGTAACATCTTCCATCATCATTGGCGGCTGTCATCGAAAAATGACCCTTAGGGATCAAAGCGGGGAACATGAGGTGGAGGCATTGCACTTCAACCTGACTGACACGACCAACCTGCCCGAATTTTTCCCTAAATTGATGGTAAAGCTTAGGTTGGACAGATTTAAGCAGAATCACGTTCAGGTTATTGTTCAGGATATGTGA
- a CDS encoding serine protein kinase PrkA, whose product MDTNTSSVDSDAVESVTQALDFLNRNIQDYQRHKPVSFQEFLQLLNANPSRILRNIFQAFHDMIKLHVTEIENDIDSSAITKYDTGTLFMEGSDTPYFPDMLFANRFVKQMDSLRHGNQQNRIYVFYGPHGCGKSTFLNNLLEKFEQYANTEEGLRYEVVWRLDVKTLKAPEASLMSLSSFEKLIQYIDSESTEIKPDSKQKRVELECPESECIEIPCLCHDNPFLVIPKDQRRAVLDELIKNDEFKWKLFTEKQYEWVFKDEVCTVCASIYQSLLERLGKPAKVFEMLYARPYYFNRRLGNGISVFNPGDRPLRRNVILNHMLQSRINALFRDSNVINYIYSSYAKIHNGIYALMDIKSHNVERMVELHNIISEAIHKVENVEEHVEALFFALMNPEDKENIKDFPSFKDRIQYIDIPYVLDVTTEVKIYLTIFGRHIESSFLPMVLENFARVIICTRIGKKSLALEQWIKDPKKYLNFCDESLILLLMEIFRGSIPKWLNDEDKKALDKKTMKKIIVESEEYGKQGLSGRDSIKIFDRFYSKFVKEGRLINMLDLCSFFNKLEDSIRRMIPQGFLSSLLRMYDYCILQQVKECLYYYNEEQIAKDIKNYISAVTNEIGAVVNCIFTKEEIYVTETFLETIEIRLLSENADAKRRQEMRLDVLKEYTGFTLSHEIMIEGKDITQTRLFKKLHERYVYSLKKRVLEPFIDNANFRRAIKDFDTEDFKAHDKRIKRDVKFLIQNLVNKFEYSQQGANEICIYVIDNDLANKLKDT is encoded by the coding sequence ATGGATACCAATACCAGTTCTGTGGATTCTGATGCCGTTGAATCCGTAACCCAGGCCCTGGATTTTTTAAACCGGAACATCCAGGATTACCAGCGGCATAAACCGGTATCTTTCCAGGAATTTTTACAGCTTCTTAATGCCAATCCTTCCCGGATTTTAAGAAATATTTTTCAGGCATTTCATGACATGATTAAACTTCATGTAACTGAAATCGAAAATGATATAGATAGTTCTGCCATTACCAAATATGATACCGGTACGCTTTTCATGGAAGGTTCCGATACACCGTATTTTCCGGATATGCTGTTTGCCAACCGGTTTGTGAAACAGATGGATTCTCTGCGCCACGGTAACCAACAGAACCGGATCTACGTATTTTACGGTCCCCACGGATGCGGAAAATCCACTTTTTTAAATAATCTTCTGGAAAAATTTGAGCAGTATGCCAATACTGAAGAGGGGTTGCGCTACGAAGTGGTATGGCGCCTGGATGTCAAAACGCTTAAAGCTCCTGAAGCGTCTTTGATGAGTCTTTCTTCTTTTGAAAAACTGATCCAGTATATTGACAGTGAATCAACGGAAATAAAGCCGGATTCAAAACAAAAAAGAGTCGAATTGGAATGTCCGGAGTCCGAATGTATTGAGATCCCCTGCCTGTGCCATGACAACCCCTTTCTGGTGATACCCAAAGACCAGAGACGCGCTGTTTTGGACGAATTGATCAAAAACGATGAGTTTAAATGGAAGCTGTTCACGGAAAAACAGTATGAATGGGTATTTAAAGATGAGGTTTGCACCGTGTGCGCCTCCATTTACCAGAGTCTTTTGGAACGCTTGGGCAAGCCTGCCAAGGTATTTGAGATGCTATATGCCAGACCCTATTATTTCAACCGACGCCTTGGCAACGGGATCTCTGTGTTCAACCCCGGGGACAGGCCGTTGCGGCGAAACGTTATACTTAACCATATGCTTCAGAGCCGAATTAATGCGCTTTTTCGGGATTCCAACGTTATTAATTATATTTATTCCTCCTATGCAAAAATTCATAACGGCATCTATGCACTTATGGATATTAAGTCGCACAATGTCGAGCGCATGGTTGAGCTTCACAATATTATTTCAGAGGCGATTCACAAGGTAGAGAATGTAGAGGAACATGTGGAGGCGTTGTTTTTTGCCCTCATGAATCCCGAAGATAAAGAAAATATTAAGGATTTCCCCTCTTTTAAAGACCGTATCCAGTATATAGATATCCCATACGTTCTTGATGTGACCACCGAAGTTAAAATCTACCTGACCATTTTTGGCCGCCATATTGAAAGCAGCTTTCTGCCCATGGTGCTTGAAAATTTTGCAAGAGTTATTATCTGCACCAGAATCGGAAAAAAATCCCTTGCCCTAGAGCAATGGATAAAAGATCCGAAAAAATACCTGAACTTCTGCGATGAGAGTCTTATCTTGCTGCTTATGGAGATTTTTAGAGGAAGTATTCCTAAATGGCTGAATGACGAGGACAAAAAGGCGCTTGACAAAAAGACGATGAAAAAAATTATTGTTGAGTCTGAAGAATATGGGAAACAGGGCCTGTCCGGTCGGGATTCCATTAAAATTTTTGATCGGTTTTATTCGAAATTTGTTAAGGAAGGCAGGCTCATCAACATGCTCGATTTATGTTCCTTTTTTAATAAACTCGAAGATTCCATACGCCGGATGATTCCCCAGGGGTTTTTGTCTTCACTTTTAAGGATGTATGACTATTGTATTCTCCAGCAGGTCAAAGAGTGTCTTTATTATTACAACGAAGAGCAAATCGCAAAGGATATAAAAAATTATATTTCCGCTGTGACCAATGAGATCGGCGCTGTTGTAAACTGTATTTTTACAAAAGAAGAGATCTACGTTACCGAAACATTTCTTGAAACCATTGAAATCAGGCTTCTGTCTGAAAATGCCGATGCAAAACGGCGCCAGGAAATGCGCCTGGATGTATTAAAGGAATATACAGGGTTTACACTTTCCCACGAGATCATGATCGAAGGAAAGGACATTACCCAGACCCGGCTGTTTAAAAAACTTCATGAACGGTATGTGTACAGCTTAAAAAAACGGGTGTTGGAGCCTTTTATTGACAATGCAAATTTCAGGCGGGCCATAAAGGATTTTGATACTGAAGATTTTAAAGCCCATGATAAACGCATTAAACGCGATGTGAAATTTCTTATTCAAAATTTGGTTAATAAATTTGAGTACTCACAGCAGGGCGCCAATGAGATTTGCATTTATGTGATTGATAATGATTTGGCCAATAAGCTCAAGGATACCTGA